From one Cupriavidus sp. P-10 genomic stretch:
- a CDS encoding GGDEF domain-containing protein has protein sequence MHPDADDLGGTPAGDEQAPPDAMVPARPAGLLSALAARRADGAPLAAVLAIRLDRFASACETLGPHRAARLQALVQARIAALLPPGAVMHWVAASDLGVVTALPAGCADAGPIAERIAGDLSRPFLLDGFELFISCSIGVATDHPDIPAERRVQQAFDAMLRIVRQGGAGLARADKPAAPPSAPLLAALPEALERGELSLQLQPRAHFDGARVSGYTVRLRWHNPVLGRVAPQDFLPAVEALGLVGRIGAWLLDGVLPLVRSTEALAPLQFTLLASSAQLHRPEMVDALARALDAGAIAPERLSIELPASAVPQDAGILGRFAGLRRLGVQLALGDFDDSLGNRLALEALRPDSVTLDVRRLGHTATRGGNPGPAERLRDACVMARRAGAAVCAKGVETRQQLEAVRAWGCHSVQGYLLAQPFPAAWLMQTHGAIQQRARDLLTPAG, from the coding sequence ATGCATCCAGATGCCGACGATCTCGGCGGGACGCCAGCGGGGGACGAGCAGGCGCCGCCCGATGCGATGGTCCCGGCGCGCCCGGCCGGACTGCTGTCCGCGCTGGCCGCGCGACGCGCCGATGGCGCGCCGCTGGCCGCCGTGCTGGCGATCCGGCTCGACCGCTTTGCCAGCGCATGCGAGACCCTTGGCCCGCACCGCGCCGCCCGCCTGCAGGCGCTGGTGCAGGCCCGCATTGCCGCGCTGCTGCCGCCCGGAGCGGTCATGCACTGGGTGGCTGCGTCGGACTTGGGCGTGGTCACGGCGTTGCCGGCCGGCTGCGCCGATGCCGGGCCAATTGCCGAGCGCATTGCCGGCGACCTGTCCCGCCCGTTCCTGCTGGACGGCTTCGAGCTGTTTATCTCCTGCAGCATCGGTGTCGCCACCGACCACCCTGATATCCCCGCCGAGCGCAGGGTGCAGCAGGCATTCGATGCCATGCTGCGCATCGTCCGCCAGGGCGGCGCTGGCCTTGCGCGCGCCGACAAGCCCGCCGCCCCGCCCTCCGCCCCGCTGCTGGCCGCCCTGCCCGAGGCGCTGGAGCGCGGCGAACTGAGCCTGCAGCTGCAACCGCGCGCCCACTTTGATGGCGCCCGTGTCAGCGGCTATACCGTGCGCCTGCGCTGGCACAACCCCGTGCTCGGCCGGGTGGCGCCGCAGGACTTCCTGCCGGCGGTTGAAGCGCTCGGGCTGGTCGGGCGTATCGGCGCCTGGCTGCTCGACGGCGTCCTGCCGCTGGTACGTAGTACAGAGGCCCTCGCACCGCTGCAATTTACGCTGCTGGCGTCCAGTGCGCAGCTGCACCGCCCGGAGATGGTCGATGCCCTGGCGCGCGCCCTCGATGCCGGCGCCATTGCCCCGGAGCGGCTGTCCATCGAGCTGCCTGCCAGCGCTGTGCCCCAGGATGCCGGCATCCTCGGGCGCTTTGCCGGCTTGCGCCGGCTGGGGGTGCAACTGGCACTGGGCGACTTTGACGACAGCCTCGGCAACCGGCTCGCCCTGGAGGCACTGCGGCCCGACAGCGTCACGCTTGACGTACGCCGGCTGGGCCACACCGCCACGCGCGGGGGCAACCCGGGGCCGGCCGAGCGCCTGCGCGACGCCTGCGTCATGGCGCGCCGTGCCGGCGCGGCAGTTTGCGCCAAGGGCGTGGAAACCCGGCAGCAACTGGAAGCGGTGCGCGCCTGGGGCTGCCACAGCGTGCAAGGCTACCTGCTGGCGCAGCCGTTCCCGGCGGCATGGCTGATGCAGACACATGGCGCAATCCAGCAGCGCGCCCGCGATCTGCTGACGCCGGCTGGCTGA
- a CDS encoding hemolysin family protein, translating to MEIAILLALILLNGLFAMSEIALVTARKARLQRQIENGDRGAIAAAKLGEDPTRFLSTVQIGITSIGVLNGVVGESTLAQPFGVWLQSVGMASSTAGYVATAIVVAGLTYFSIVLGELVPKRLGQMAPEAIARLVARPISWLAVASTPFVKLLSSSTRLVLRLIGSKTDRGPGVTQEEIHALLVEGSEAGVIEQHEHTMVRNVFRLDDRQLASLMVPRGDVVYLDVEAPLDENLRRIEESDHSRFPAVRGGMHDIVGVVSARQLLARRLRGEEADLMAVVQPAVFVPESVTGMELLENFRISGGQVAFVIDEYGEVLGLVTLQDLIEAITGEFKAEAAGEEWAVQREDGSWLLDGLIPIPELKDRIGLRQVPEEEKERYHTLSGMLLLLLGRLPQIADNVQWGDWRFEIIDMDGKRIDKVLASRLPPEDGPEEETTG from the coding sequence ATGGAAATTGCCATATTACTGGCGCTGATCTTGCTGAACGGCCTGTTCGCGATGTCGGAGATCGCGCTGGTCACTGCGCGCAAGGCGCGCCTGCAACGCCAGATCGAGAACGGCGACCGGGGGGCGATCGCAGCCGCCAAGCTGGGCGAAGATCCCACGCGCTTCCTGTCGACGGTGCAGATTGGCATCACGTCGATCGGCGTGCTCAACGGCGTGGTCGGCGAATCGACGCTGGCACAGCCTTTCGGCGTTTGGCTGCAAAGCGTTGGCATGGCCTCTTCCACCGCTGGCTACGTCGCCACGGCGATCGTGGTGGCGGGCCTGACTTACTTTTCCATCGTGCTGGGCGAACTGGTGCCCAAGCGCCTGGGCCAGATGGCCCCCGAAGCGATCGCGCGCCTGGTGGCGCGCCCGATTTCCTGGCTGGCGGTGGCATCCACCCCGTTCGTCAAGCTGCTGTCGAGTTCCACCCGGCTGGTACTGCGGCTGATTGGCAGCAAGACCGACCGTGGCCCCGGCGTGACCCAGGAAGAAATCCACGCACTTCTGGTGGAAGGTTCCGAGGCGGGCGTGATCGAGCAGCATGAGCACACCATGGTGCGTAACGTGTTCCGCCTCGACGACCGCCAACTTGCCTCGCTGATGGTGCCGCGCGGCGACGTCGTCTACCTGGACGTCGAGGCGCCGCTGGACGAAAACCTGCGCCGTATCGAGGAATCCGATCACTCCCGCTTCCCGGCGGTGCGCGGCGGCATGCACGACATCGTCGGGGTGGTCAGCGCACGCCAGCTGCTGGCACGCCGGCTGCGCGGCGAAGAAGCCGACCTGATGGCGGTGGTGCAGCCGGCGGTGTTCGTGCCCGAAAGCGTGACCGGGATGGAGTTGCTGGAAAATTTCCGCATATCCGGCGGCCAGGTGGCCTTTGTCATCGACGAATACGGCGAGGTGCTGGGGCTGGTGACACTGCAGGACCTGATCGAAGCCATCACCGGCGAGTTCAAGGCGGAGGCCGCCGGCGAGGAATGGGCTGTGCAGCGCGAGGATGGCTCATGGCTGCTCGATGGCCTGATCCCCATCCCCGAACTGAAGGACCGCATCGGGCTGCGCCAGGTGCCGGAAGAAGAAAAGGAACGCTATCACACGCTGTCGGGCATGTTGCTGTTGCTGCTCGGACGCCTGCCGCAGATCGCCGACAACGTCCAATGGGGCGACTGGCGCTTCGAGATCATCGACATGGATGGCAAGCGCATCGACAAGGTGCTGGCCTCGCGCCTGCCGCCCGAAGACGGTCCGGAGGAAGAGACGACCGGCTGA
- a CDS encoding helix-turn-helix domain-containing protein, producing METLTPASEATLDFPGLLRYWRGKRGYSQLALSLAAGVSQRHISFLESGRARPSREMVLALAERLGVPLRQRNRMLLAGGFAPAYSEHALASPPLQMVQQAIALILSKQEPYPAVVLDRFWNLVDANHAYRRMLDTLLDGRAPASLADGDGQAGGPRRVNLMLSVFDPKGLWPVIENARQVGRYLLRRVWQELQVQAHDQIAREIFRRIAAWHPDMVGPGGVLLPDEDGGEGPPPPVLPVVLHAGAFRASLFSTLTTLGIPQDITLQELRIESFFPADEATRALFETLGAAQPPALRSGSAGR from the coding sequence ATGGAAACGCTGACACCCGCCTCCGAAGCTACCCTCGACTTCCCCGGCCTGCTGCGCTACTGGCGCGGCAAGCGCGGCTACAGCCAGCTCGCGCTGTCGCTGGCCGCCGGGGTTTCGCAGCGCCATATCTCCTTCCTGGAATCCGGCCGTGCCCGGCCCAGCCGCGAAATGGTGCTGGCGCTGGCCGAGCGCCTGGGCGTGCCGCTGCGGCAGCGCAACCGCATGCTGCTGGCGGGCGGCTTCGCGCCGGCGTACAGCGAGCACGCGCTGGCGTCGCCGCCGCTGCAAATGGTGCAGCAGGCGATCGCGCTGATCCTGTCCAAGCAGGAGCCGTACCCGGCCGTGGTGCTGGACCGTTTCTGGAACCTGGTCGATGCCAACCATGCCTACCGGCGCATGCTTGATACGCTGCTCGACGGACGCGCGCCCGCGTCGCTGGCGGATGGCGACGGGCAGGCCGGCGGTCCGCGCCGCGTCAATCTGATGCTGTCGGTGTTCGACCCGAAGGGGCTGTGGCCGGTGATCGAGAACGCGCGCCAGGTCGGACGCTACCTGCTGCGGCGCGTCTGGCAGGAACTGCAAGTGCAGGCGCACGACCAGATCGCGCGCGAGATCTTTCGGCGCATCGCCGCGTGGCACCCCGACATGGTCGGCCCCGGTGGCGTGCTGCTGCCCGACGAAGACGGCGGCGAAGGACCACCGCCACCGGTACTGCCGGTGGTGCTTCACGCCGGCGCGTTCCGTGCGTCGCTGTTCTCGACGCTGACCACGCTTGGCATTCCGCAGGACATCACGCTGCAGGAGCTGCGCATCGAGTCCTTCTTCCCTGCCGACGAAGCGACGCGCGCCCTGTTCGAAACGCTGGGCGCCGCGCAGCCACCGGCGCTCAGAAGCGGTAGCGCAGGTAGATGA
- a CDS encoding acyloxyacyl hydrolase, giving the protein MSPARARSPWHRQRRIALQAVRQAAAAGLLALHLVHGTAHAAPAVQLGYGFDETHHVQKAEVAMLWDSGFAWGNPQGWLVDLQWEVNIARWNSSSDNNPHDLWEFGASPVVRIGWWKHAWAPFLELSVGPRLMTGTRTSDDHVISTAFQFAESAGVGVTFGSDRRFTAGYRFQHLSNGGIKEPNPGTTFHVIYLRYRF; this is encoded by the coding sequence ATGTCACCGGCACGCGCGAGGTCTCCATGGCATCGACAGCGGCGCATAGCGCTGCAGGCGGTGCGCCAGGCCGCCGCCGCGGGTCTGCTGGCCTTGCACCTGGTTCACGGCACGGCCCACGCCGCGCCGGCCGTGCAGCTGGGGTACGGCTTCGACGAAACCCATCACGTGCAGAAGGCCGAAGTGGCCATGCTGTGGGATTCAGGCTTTGCGTGGGGCAATCCGCAGGGCTGGCTGGTCGATCTTCAATGGGAAGTCAATATCGCGCGCTGGAACAGCAGCAGCGACAACAATCCGCATGACCTGTGGGAGTTCGGTGCCTCGCCGGTGGTGCGGATCGGCTGGTGGAAGCACGCGTGGGCGCCGTTTCTGGAACTGTCTGTCGGCCCGCGCCTGATGACCGGGACGCGAACCTCGGACGACCATGTCATTTCCACTGCGTTCCAGTTCGCGGAATCCGCCGGTGTCGGCGTGACCTTCGGCTCGGACCGGCGCTTTACCGCCGGCTACCGCTTCCAGCACCTGTCCAACGGCGGCATCAAGGAGCCCAATCCTGGCACCACCTTCCACGTCATCTACCTGCGCTACCGCTTCTGA
- a CDS encoding surface-adhesin E family protein, translating into MMFRMFGHAAALAGCMFGLAVPTAHAEGSAMPAQRPAAAAGLYECQMPGAGTVFRATPKEGCRQVAAPDAGAPDPQRWLPLMGANGVISYVDQSATRRQGSQVGVVLMRNSPSGVIRTASGEPIRSSLRRMVLDCATSMFAVVEQTLYSKRYARGNPLYTIRAPQSGTFQPAGPGTIAGELLRRLCR; encoded by the coding sequence ATGATGTTCCGCATGTTTGGGCATGCTGCCGCGCTCGCCGGTTGCATGTTCGGTCTGGCCGTGCCGACCGCCCACGCTGAAGGCAGTGCCATGCCCGCCCAGCGTCCGGCCGCAGCGGCCGGCCTCTATGAGTGCCAGATGCCCGGCGCTGGCACCGTCTTCCGCGCCACGCCCAAGGAAGGCTGCCGCCAGGTCGCCGCGCCCGACGCCGGCGCACCCGACCCGCAGCGCTGGTTGCCGCTGATGGGCGCCAACGGCGTGATCTCGTATGTCGACCAGTCCGCGACCCGGCGCCAGGGTAGCCAGGTCGGCGTCGTGCTGATGCGCAATTCACCGTCCGGCGTCATCCGCACCGCCAGCGGCGAGCCGATCCGTTCTTCGCTCAGGCGCATGGTGCTTGACTGCGCCACCTCGATGTTCGCGGTGGTCGAGCAGACGCTGTACAGCAAGCGCTATGCGCGCGGCAACCCGCTCTATACGATCCGCGCGCCGCAGTCCGGCACCTTCCAGCCTGCCGGCCCCGGCACGATCGCGGGTGAACTGCTGCGCAGGTTGTGCCGCTGA
- a CDS encoding RT0821/Lpp0805 family surface protein, translating to MLPRQPDRTARPATRPSIRAAIAGVLGSTVLLAMATPAHAYFDNYLSGSIIGTLNEKEGASLSQSVRKALNDTADGQSVTWTYPANGRRPQVDGTITPVESKTDKGQQCRRLESELKRGSSQEHWKGWFCKQPSGQWKARHVDG from the coding sequence ATGCTACCTCGGCAACCAGACCGCACTGCCCGCCCGGCCACCCGTCCCTCCATCCGCGCCGCCATCGCCGGCGTGCTCGGCTCCACGGTGCTGCTCGCCATGGCCACGCCGGCCCACGCGTACTTCGACAACTACCTGAGCGGATCCATCATCGGCACGCTCAACGAGAAGGAAGGCGCCTCGCTGTCGCAATCGGTGCGCAAGGCGCTGAACGATACTGCCGACGGCCAGTCGGTGACGTGGACCTATCCAGCCAACGGCCGGCGCCCGCAGGTCGATGGCACCATCACTCCCGTTGAAAGCAAGACCGACAAGGGCCAGCAGTGCCGGCGGCTGGAGTCGGAACTCAAGCGCGGCAGCTCGCAGGAGCACTGGAAAGGCTGGTTCTGCAAGCAGCCCAGCGGGCAATGGAAGGCGCGCCACGTCGACGGCTGA
- a CDS encoding glucan biosynthesis protein G, whose amino-acid sequence MSQIATPRLSVIFTVPASGQARRRSVGVRIAAWLGGGVLALCAMTAQAFDFDTVAARAKQLASSPYKAPPQNLPRELRELTYERYREIEYKPERFAWRGTRSPFELSFFHEGMVFDQPVRIHEVVGNSVREFRFDPAAFNYGPHKVDAAKLKGLGFAGFRILYPLNQGKRKDELASFLGASYFRALGKDQWYGLSARGLAVDTALNSGEEFPRFVEYWIERPGPNAKEITIYALMDSRRMSGAYRFTIKPGAETAMEVKSRLFLRENVTKLGLAPLTSMYLFGENQPAPAQDFRPEVHDSDGLSIHLGTGEWVWRPLVNPKRLLVTSFSATNPQGFGLMQRDRSFNSYQELGAWYERRPSGWVQPRGNWGSGRVELVQIPTPDETNDNIVAYWVPDNPPKPRQPFDYEYRLLWQKDGEQLPPLSWVSQTRLGQGQSASKEDTSFSLVVDFEGPGFRKLPADVRIDPVVSADANGELLKTSVQRNEATGGWRMTMLMRRKDETKPVELRGYLRNGNTTLSETWSYILPPG is encoded by the coding sequence ATGTCACAGATCGCCACGCCACGCTTGTCCGTAATTTTCACCGTGCCTGCCTCGGGTCAGGCCCGTCGCCGCAGCGTGGGCGTACGGATCGCGGCATGGCTGGGCGGCGGCGTCCTGGCCCTATGCGCCATGACGGCGCAGGCGTTCGACTTCGATACCGTCGCGGCGCGCGCCAAGCAACTTGCCTCATCGCCGTACAAAGCCCCGCCGCAGAACCTGCCGCGCGAACTGCGCGAACTCACGTACGAGCGCTACCGCGAAATCGAATACAAGCCCGAGCGTTTCGCCTGGCGCGGCACGCGCTCGCCGTTCGAGCTGTCGTTCTTCCATGAGGGCATGGTGTTTGACCAGCCGGTGCGCATCCATGAAGTGGTGGGCAACAGCGTGCGTGAGTTCCGCTTCGATCCCGCCGCGTTCAACTATGGTCCGCACAAGGTCGACGCCGCCAAGCTCAAGGGGCTGGGCTTCGCCGGCTTCCGTATCCTGTATCCGCTGAACCAGGGCAAGCGCAAGGACGAACTGGCGTCGTTCCTCGGCGCCAGTTATTTCCGTGCGCTCGGCAAGGACCAGTGGTACGGCTTGTCGGCGCGTGGCCTGGCGGTGGATACCGCGCTCAATTCGGGCGAGGAATTCCCGCGCTTCGTTGAATACTGGATCGAACGGCCGGGCCCCAACGCCAAGGAAATCACCATCTACGCGCTGATGGATTCGCGCCGCATGAGCGGCGCCTACCGTTTCACCATCAAGCCGGGCGCGGAGACCGCGATGGAGGTCAAGTCGCGCCTGTTCCTGCGCGAGAACGTGACCAAGCTGGGCCTGGCACCGCTGACCAGCATGTATCTGTTCGGAGAAAACCAGCCGGCGCCGGCGCAGGATTTCCGTCCCGAGGTGCATGACTCGGACGGCCTGTCGATCCACCTGGGTACTGGCGAATGGGTCTGGCGCCCGCTGGTCAATCCCAAGCGCCTGCTGGTGACGTCCTTCTCCGCCACCAATCCGCAGGGCTTTGGACTGATGCAGCGCGACCGCAGCTTCAACAGCTACCAGGAACTGGGTGCATGGTATGAACGCCGCCCCAGCGGGTGGGTGCAGCCGCGCGGCAACTGGGGCTCGGGCCGGGTCGAGCTGGTGCAGATCCCGACGCCGGACGAGACCAACGACAACATTGTCGCGTACTGGGTGCCGGACAACCCGCCCAAGCCCAGGCAGCCCTTCGATTATGAGTACCGGTTGCTGTGGCAGAAGGACGGCGAACAACTGCCGCCGCTGTCGTGGGTGAGCCAGACCCGACTGGGCCAGGGCCAGTCAGCCAGCAAGGAGGACACGAGCTTTTCGCTGGTGGTGGACTTTGAAGGCCCGGGCTTCCGCAAGCTGCCCGCGGACGTTCGCATCGACCCGGTGGTTTCGGCCGATGCCAACGGTGAACTGCTCAAGACGTCGGTACAGCGCAATGAAGCGACCGGCGGCTGGCGCATGACCATGTTGATGCGCCGCAAGGATGAAACCAAGCCGGTAGAGTTGCGCGGCTATCTTCGCAACGGCAATACAACCCTATCCGAGACGTGGAGCTACATCTTACCCCCAGGCTAA
- the mdoH gene encoding glucans biosynthesis glucosyltransferase MdoH — translation MELHLTPRLKQRPAQAAACERYVDRLPVSPEIRNELLADVPGAAVVPVASLAPVSPVVPVGSDGRDAQEAISRLQSRLAAKDAPAAQGGGAYASVGRRFTIAYGNPQVGGEPLLQRREDGTVKVDTGPEPERSSMVPRQWPPHIVTGWLRNTWRRMLGRPPVPETWDTLHDGPDAEGKWHPAGSHRRWFLLALVVIQTVLATYFMTSVLPYHGADPVEIAILGLFAILFSWVSAGFWTAMMGFLVLAKGGDRHLVSRSAAPDGPLAPEARTAIIMPICNEDVTRVFAGLRATYESMARTSHLSNFDFIVLSDSGNPDLRTAEHDAWMELCRAVGGFGRIFYRWRRHRVKRKTGNVADFCRRWGSKYRYMVVLDADSVMSGDCLATLVRLMEANPGAGIIQTAPLAVGRETLYARVQQFATRVYGPLFTAGLHYWQLGESHYWGHNAIIRVKPFIEHCALAPLPGRGPLSGEILSHDFVEAALMRRAGWGVWIAYDLEGSYEELPPNLLDEVKRDRRWCQGNLMNFRLWLKQGFHVVHRAVFLTGIMAYLSAPLWLLFLLLSTAMLAKHALVPPEYFTQQYQLFPTWPEWHPEKALALFSATATLLFLPKLASVVLLMKQARRYGGAVQLFASMLVEVLLSALLAPTRMLFHTKFVIAAYSGWGISWKSPPREDAETTWGEAFRRHGWHTALGLAWGGLVYWLNPSYVLWLLPIVGSLALSIPLSVMLSRVSLGRASRNAGLFMIPEETLVPREIVETQQHVENAADTPDFVDAVVDPVTNALMCATASARLVQPESARQRHQTLVEHALTHGPRALTPAQKHLLLGNPFALARLHELVWGSPLADAGWKDTRMLVRRAANVLPLRPRAA, via the coding sequence GTGGAGCTACATCTTACCCCCAGGCTAAAGCAGCGACCGGCCCAGGCAGCGGCATGCGAGCGCTATGTCGACCGCCTGCCCGTATCGCCTGAAATCCGCAACGAACTGCTGGCCGATGTGCCCGGTGCGGCCGTAGTGCCGGTGGCATCGCTGGCGCCGGTGAGTCCGGTCGTGCCGGTCGGCAGCGACGGCCGCGACGCGCAGGAAGCGATCTCGCGCCTGCAGTCGCGCCTTGCCGCCAAGGACGCGCCCGCCGCGCAGGGCGGCGGCGCCTACGCTTCGGTCGGCCGCCGTTTCACCATCGCTTACGGCAACCCGCAGGTTGGCGGCGAGCCGCTGCTGCAGCGGCGCGAAGATGGCACCGTCAAGGTCGATACCGGCCCGGAGCCCGAGCGCAGCTCGATGGTGCCGCGCCAGTGGCCGCCGCATATCGTCACCGGCTGGCTGCGCAATACCTGGCGCCGCATGCTGGGCCGCCCCCCCGTGCCCGAAACCTGGGACACGCTGCACGACGGCCCCGATGCCGAAGGCAAGTGGCACCCGGCCGGTTCGCATCGCCGCTGGTTCCTGCTGGCGCTGGTCGTGATCCAGACCGTGCTGGCCACCTACTTCATGACCAGCGTGCTGCCGTACCACGGCGCCGATCCGGTCGAGATCGCTATCCTGGGCCTGTTCGCCATCCTGTTCTCGTGGGTGTCGGCGGGCTTCTGGACCGCGATGATGGGTTTCCTGGTGCTGGCCAAGGGCGGCGACCGCCATCTGGTCTCGCGTTCCGCAGCGCCTGACGGGCCGCTCGCGCCCGAGGCGCGCACCGCGATCATCATGCCGATCTGCAATGAGGACGTGACGCGGGTGTTCGCGGGGCTGCGCGCGACCTATGAATCGATGGCACGCACCAGCCACCTGTCCAATTTCGACTTCATCGTGCTGTCCGACAGCGGCAACCCGGACCTGCGCACCGCCGAGCACGATGCGTGGATGGAACTGTGCCGCGCGGTCGGCGGCTTCGGCCGCATCTTCTATCGCTGGCGCCGCCACCGCGTGAAGCGCAAGACCGGCAACGTCGCCGACTTCTGCCGCCGCTGGGGCAGCAAGTACCGCTACATGGTGGTGCTCGATGCCGACAGCGTGATGAGCGGCGACTGCCTGGCCACGCTGGTGCGGCTGATGGAAGCCAACCCCGGTGCCGGCATCATCCAGACCGCGCCGCTGGCAGTGGGCCGCGAGACGCTCTATGCGCGCGTGCAGCAGTTCGCCACGCGCGTGTACGGGCCGCTGTTCACCGCGGGCCTGCACTACTGGCAGTTGGGCGAATCGCACTACTGGGGCCACAACGCCATCATCCGGGTCAAGCCGTTCATCGAGCATTGCGCGCTGGCGCCGCTGCCGGGCCGCGGCCCGCTGTCCGGCGAAATCCTGTCGCACGACTTCGTCGAAGCCGCGCTGATGCGCCGTGCCGGCTGGGGCGTGTGGATCGCCTACGACCTCGAAGGCTCGTACGAAGAACTGCCGCCCAACCTGCTCGACGAAGTCAAGCGCGACCGCCGCTGGTGCCAGGGCAACCTGATGAATTTCCGGCTGTGGCTCAAGCAGGGCTTCCACGTGGTGCACCGCGCGGTGTTCCTGACCGGCATCATGGCCTACCTGTCGGCGCCGCTGTGGCTGTTGTTCCTGCTGCTGTCCACCGCGATGCTGGCCAAGCATGCACTGGTGCCGCCGGAGTACTTCACGCAGCAGTACCAGCTGTTCCCGACCTGGCCCGAGTGGCATCCGGAGAAGGCGCTGGCGCTGTTCTCGGCGACCGCCACGCTGCTGTTCCTGCCCAAGCTCGCCAGCGTGGTGCTGCTGATGAAGCAGGCGCGGCGCTACGGCGGCGCGGTGCAGCTCTTTGCCAGCATGCTGGTCGAGGTACTGCTGTCGGCGCTGCTGGCGCCGACGCGGATGCTGTTCCATACCAAGTTCGTGATCGCCGCCTATAGCGGCTGGGGTATCTCGTGGAAATCGCCGCCGCGCGAAGACGCCGAGACCACCTGGGGCGAGGCGTTCCGCCGCCACGGCTGGCATACCGCGCTGGGACTGGCGTGGGGCGGGCTGGTCTACTGGCTGAACCCGTCGTACGTGCTGTGGCTGTTGCCGATCGTCGGATCGCTGGCATTGTCGATCCCGTTGTCGGTGATGTTGTCGCGGGTGTCGCTGGGCCGCGCCTCCCGCAATGCGGGCCTGTTCATGATCCCGGAAGAAACGCTGGTGCCGCGCGAGATCGTCGAAACGCAGCAGCATGTCGAGAACGCCGCCGACACGCCTGACTTTGTCGATGCGGTGGTGGACCCGGTCACCAATGCGCTCATGTGCGCGACCGCGTCGGCGCGGCTGGTACAGCCGGAATCGGCAAGGCAGCGCCACCAGACGCTGGTCGAACACGCGCTGACCCACGGCCCGCGCGCGCTGACACCGGCGCAGAAACACTTGCTGCTGGGCAACCCGTTCGCGCTGGCCCGGCTGCATGAGCTGGTGTGGGGTTCGCCGCTGGCAGATGCCGGCTGGAAGGATACGCGCATGCTGGTGCGCAGGGCGGCCAATGTGCTGCCATTGCGGCCGCGCGCGGCGTGA